In Denticeps clupeoides chromosome 1, fDenClu1.1, whole genome shotgun sequence, a single window of DNA contains:
- the LOC114781435 gene encoding H(+)/Cl(-) exchange transporter 3 isoform X2: MEERSEDPYLPYDGGGDAIPLQELPKRGSNYAMSNGGGVVSSSTHLLDLLEEPIPGVGTYDDFHTIDWVREKCKDRERHRKINSKKKESAWEFTKSLYDAWSGWLVVTLTGLASGALAGVIDIAADWMNDLKEGVCLSAMWFNHEQCCWGSNETTFAERDKCPQWNSWAELILGQAEGPGSYIMNYFMYTFWALSFAFLAVCLVKVFAPYACGSGIPEIKTILSGFIIRGYLGKWTLMIKTITLVLAVASGLSLGKEGPLVHVACCCGNIFSYLFPKYSKNEAKKREVLSAASAAGVSVAFGAPIGGVLFSLEEVSYYFPLKTLWRSFFAALVAAFVLRSINPFGNSRLVLFYVEYHTPWYLFELVPFILLGVFGGLWGAFFIRANIAWCRRRKSTRFGKYPVLEVITVAAITAIVAFPNPYTRQNTSELIKELFTDCGPLESSQLCQYRSQMNGTRAYSDVSSQPSTPGVYSAMWQLCLALIFKIVMTIFTFGLKVPSGLFIPSMAIGAIAGRIVGIAVEQLAYYHHDWFLFKEWCEVGADCITPGLYAMVGAAACLGGVTRMTVSLVVIVFELTGGLEYIVPLMAAVMTSKWVGDAFGREGIYEAHIRLNGYPFLDAKEEFTHTTLAREVMRPRRSDPPLAVLTQDDLTVEELQTIISETSYNGFPVIVSKESQRLVGFALRRDITIAIENARRKQEGIMLNSRVYFTQHAPTLPADSPRPLKLRSILDMSPFTVTDHTPMEIVVDIFRKLGLRQCLVTHNGIVLGIITKKNILEHLEELKERVEPLASPWYYYKKRHPPSHGPDGKPRPRVHNVQLIPSFSTHARVEEESEEEVRLLDNSSS, translated from the exons ATGGAGGAGCGGTCGGAGGACCCGTACCTCCCCTACGACGGGGGAGGAGACGCCATTCCTCTGCAGGAGCTGCCGAAGCGAG GCTCTAACTACGCCATGTCCAACGGCGGCGGGGTGGTGAGCAGCTCCACCCACCTGCTGGACCTGCTGGAGGAGCCCATTCCTGGCGTGGGGACCTACGACGACTTCCACACCATCGACTGGGTGCGGGAGAAGTGCAAGGACCGCGAGCGACACCGGAAG attaaCAGTAAGAAGAAGGAGTCAGCGTGGGAGTTCACCAAGAGCCTGTACGACGCCTGGTCCGGATGGCTGGTGGTGACCCTGACCGGACTGGCCTCAG GTGCTCTGGCTGGCGTGATCGACATCGCAGCCGATTGGATGAACGACCTGAAGGAGGGCGTGTGTCTGAGCGCCATGTGGTTCAACCACGAGCAGTGCTGCTGGGGCTCCAACGAGACCACGTTCGCCGAGAGGGACAAGTGTCCGCAGTGGAATTCGTGGGCCGAGCTGATCCTGGGTCAGGCAGAA GGCCCAGGTTCTTACATCATGAACTACTTCATGTACACCTTCTGGGCTCTGTCCTTCGCCTTCCTGGCCGTGTGTCTGGTGAAGGTGTTCGCCCCCTACGCCTGCGGCTCTGGTATCCCTGAG ATCAAGACGATCCTGAGCGGGTTTATTATCCGGGGCTACCTGGGGAAGTGGACCCTGATGATCAAGACCATCACGCTGGTCCTGGCTGTGGCCTCGGGACTCAGTTTGGGCAAAGAGGGGCCGCTCGTGCACGTGGCCTGTTGCTGTGGCAACATCTTCAGCTACCTCTTCCCCAAGTACAGCAAGAACGAGGCCAAGAAACGAgag GTGCTGTCGGCAGCGTCTGCGGCTGGCGTGTCCGTGGCGTTCGGTGCTCCGATAGGAGGAGTCCTCTTCAGCTTGGAGGAG GTGAGCTACTACTTCCCCCTGAAGACGTTGTGGCGCTCGTTCTTCGCCGCGCTGGTGGCGGCGTTCGTTCTGCGCTCCATCAACCCGTTCGGGAACAGCCGGCTGGTGCTGTTCTACGTGGAGTACCACACGCCCTGGTACCTGTTCGAGCTGGTGCCCTTCATCCTGCTGGGCGTGTTCGGGGGCCTGTGGGGCGCCTTCTTCATCCGTGCCAACATCGCCTGGTGCCGGCGCCGCAAGTCCACGCGCTTCGGCAAGTACCCGGTGCTGGAGGTCATCACCGTGGCGGCCATCACGGCCATCGTGGCGTTCCCCAACCCCTACACGCGCCAGAACACCAGCGAGCTGATCAAGGAGCTCTTCACCGACTGCGGCCCGCTGGAGTCCTCGCAGCTCTGCCAGTACCGCAGCCAGATGAACGGCACCCGCGCCTACTCCGACGTCTCCAGCCAGCCGTCCACGCCCGGCGTCTACTCCGCCATGTGGCAGCTCTGCCTGGCGCTGATCTTCAAGATCGTCATGACCATCTTCACCTTCGGACTCAAG GTGCCCTCGGGCCTGTTCATCCCCAGCATGGCTATCGGGGCGATCGCGGGGCGCATCGTGGGCATCGCGGTGGAGCAGCTGGCGTACTACCACCACGACTGGTTCCTGTTTAAGGAGTGGTGCGAGGTGGGCGCCGACTGCATCACCCCCGGCCTCTATGCCATGGTGGGTGCGGCTGCTTGTCTGG GTGGAGTGACGCGGATGACCGTGTCCCTGGTGGTCATCGTGTTCGAGCTCACCGGGGGGCTGGAGTACATCGTCCCGCTCATGGCGGCCGTGATGACCAGCAAGTGGGTGGGCGATGCATTCGGGCGCGAGGGGATTTACGAGGCGCACATCCGCCTCAATGGCTACCCCTTCCTGGACGCGAAGGAGGAGTTCACCCACACCACGCTGGCGCGGGAGGTGATGCGGCCGCGCCGAAGCGACCCGCCCCTTGCCGTGCTCACGCAGGACGACCTCACTGTGGAGGAGCTGCAGACCATCATCAGCGAGACCAGTTACAACGGTTTCCCCGTCATCGTGTCCAAGGAGTCACAGCGGCTGGTGGGGTTTGCCCTCCGTAGGGACATCACCATCGCCATCG AAAACGCACGTCGTAAGCAGGAGGGCATCATGCTGAACTCCCGAGTGTACTTCACCCAGCACGCCCCCACCCTGCCCGCCGACAGCCCCCGTCCGCTCAAGCTGCGCTCCATCCTGGACATGAGCCCCTTCACGGTCACGGACCACACCCCCATGGAGATCGTGGTGGACATCTTCCGCAAGCTGGGCCTCCGCCAGTGCCTGGTCACCCACAACGG gattGTGTTGGGAATCATCACTAAGAAGAACATTTTAGAGCATCTGGAAGAGCTCAAGGAACGCGTGGAGCCCCTG GCGTCTCCTTggtattattacaaaaaaagacatcCTCCGTCACATGGCCCAGATGGCAAACCAAGACCCCGAGTCCATAATGTTCAACTAATTCCATCCTTCAGCACCCACGCGAgagtggaggaggagagcgaggaggaggtTCGCCTGCTGGACAACTCGTCCTCATGA
- the LOC114781435 gene encoding H(+)/Cl(-) exchange transporter 3 isoform X5, translated as MSNGGGVVSSSTHLLDLLEEPIPGVGTYDDFHTIDWVREKCKDRERHRKINSKKKESAWEFTKSLYDAWSGWLVVTLTGLASGALAGVIDIAADWMNDLKEGVCLSAMWFNHEQCCWGSNETTFAERDKCPQWNSWAELILGQAEGPGSYIMNYFMYTFWALSFAFLAVCLVKVFAPYACGSGIPEIKTILSGFIIRGYLGKWTLMIKTITLVLAVASGLSLGKEGPLVHVACCCGNIFSYLFPKYSKNEAKKREVLSAASAAGVSVAFGAPIGGVLFSLEEVSYYFPLKTLWRSFFAALVAAFVLRSINPFGNSRLVLFYVEYHTPWYLFELVPFILLGVFGGLWGAFFIRANIAWCRRRKSTRFGKYPVLEVITVAAITAIVAFPNPYTRQNTSELIKELFTDCGPLESSQLCQYRSQMNGTRAYSDVSSQPSTPGVYSAMWQLCLALIFKIVMTIFTFGLKVPSGLFIPSMAIGAIAGRIVGIAVEQLAYYHHDWFLFKEWCEVGADCITPGLYAMVGAAACLGGVTRMTVSLVVIVFELTGGLEYIVPLMAAVMTSKWVGDAFGREGIYEAHIRLNGYPFLDAKEEFTHTTLAREVMRPRRSDPPLAVLTQDDLTVEELQTIISETSYNGFPVIVSKESQRLVGFALRRDITIAIENARRKQEGIMLNSRVYFTQHAPTLPADSPRPLKLRSILDMSPFTVTDHTPMEIVVDIFRKLGLRQCLVTHNGIVLGIITKKNILEHLEELKERVEPLASPWYYYKKRHPPSHGPDGKPRPRVHNVQLIPSFSTHARVEEESEEEVRLLDNSSS; from the exons ATGTCCAACGGCGGCGGGGTGGTGAGCAGCTCCACCCACCTGCTGGACCTGCTGGAGGAGCCCATTCCTGGCGTGGGGACCTACGACGACTTCCACACCATCGACTGGGTGCGGGAGAAGTGCAAGGACCGCGAGCGACACCGGAAG attaaCAGTAAGAAGAAGGAGTCAGCGTGGGAGTTCACCAAGAGCCTGTACGACGCCTGGTCCGGATGGCTGGTGGTGACCCTGACCGGACTGGCCTCAG GTGCTCTGGCTGGCGTGATCGACATCGCAGCCGATTGGATGAACGACCTGAAGGAGGGCGTGTGTCTGAGCGCCATGTGGTTCAACCACGAGCAGTGCTGCTGGGGCTCCAACGAGACCACGTTCGCCGAGAGGGACAAGTGTCCGCAGTGGAATTCGTGGGCCGAGCTGATCCTGGGTCAGGCAGAA GGCCCAGGTTCTTACATCATGAACTACTTCATGTACACCTTCTGGGCTCTGTCCTTCGCCTTCCTGGCCGTGTGTCTGGTGAAGGTGTTCGCCCCCTACGCCTGCGGCTCTGGTATCCCTGAG ATCAAGACGATCCTGAGCGGGTTTATTATCCGGGGCTACCTGGGGAAGTGGACCCTGATGATCAAGACCATCACGCTGGTCCTGGCTGTGGCCTCGGGACTCAGTTTGGGCAAAGAGGGGCCGCTCGTGCACGTGGCCTGTTGCTGTGGCAACATCTTCAGCTACCTCTTCCCCAAGTACAGCAAGAACGAGGCCAAGAAACGAgag GTGCTGTCGGCAGCGTCTGCGGCTGGCGTGTCCGTGGCGTTCGGTGCTCCGATAGGAGGAGTCCTCTTCAGCTTGGAGGAG GTGAGCTACTACTTCCCCCTGAAGACGTTGTGGCGCTCGTTCTTCGCCGCGCTGGTGGCGGCGTTCGTTCTGCGCTCCATCAACCCGTTCGGGAACAGCCGGCTGGTGCTGTTCTACGTGGAGTACCACACGCCCTGGTACCTGTTCGAGCTGGTGCCCTTCATCCTGCTGGGCGTGTTCGGGGGCCTGTGGGGCGCCTTCTTCATCCGTGCCAACATCGCCTGGTGCCGGCGCCGCAAGTCCACGCGCTTCGGCAAGTACCCGGTGCTGGAGGTCATCACCGTGGCGGCCATCACGGCCATCGTGGCGTTCCCCAACCCCTACACGCGCCAGAACACCAGCGAGCTGATCAAGGAGCTCTTCACCGACTGCGGCCCGCTGGAGTCCTCGCAGCTCTGCCAGTACCGCAGCCAGATGAACGGCACCCGCGCCTACTCCGACGTCTCCAGCCAGCCGTCCACGCCCGGCGTCTACTCCGCCATGTGGCAGCTCTGCCTGGCGCTGATCTTCAAGATCGTCATGACCATCTTCACCTTCGGACTCAAG GTGCCCTCGGGCCTGTTCATCCCCAGCATGGCTATCGGGGCGATCGCGGGGCGCATCGTGGGCATCGCGGTGGAGCAGCTGGCGTACTACCACCACGACTGGTTCCTGTTTAAGGAGTGGTGCGAGGTGGGCGCCGACTGCATCACCCCCGGCCTCTATGCCATGGTGGGTGCGGCTGCTTGTCTGG GTGGAGTGACGCGGATGACCGTGTCCCTGGTGGTCATCGTGTTCGAGCTCACCGGGGGGCTGGAGTACATCGTCCCGCTCATGGCGGCCGTGATGACCAGCAAGTGGGTGGGCGATGCATTCGGGCGCGAGGGGATTTACGAGGCGCACATCCGCCTCAATGGCTACCCCTTCCTGGACGCGAAGGAGGAGTTCACCCACACCACGCTGGCGCGGGAGGTGATGCGGCCGCGCCGAAGCGACCCGCCCCTTGCCGTGCTCACGCAGGACGACCTCACTGTGGAGGAGCTGCAGACCATCATCAGCGAGACCAGTTACAACGGTTTCCCCGTCATCGTGTCCAAGGAGTCACAGCGGCTGGTGGGGTTTGCCCTCCGTAGGGACATCACCATCGCCATCG AAAACGCACGTCGTAAGCAGGAGGGCATCATGCTGAACTCCCGAGTGTACTTCACCCAGCACGCCCCCACCCTGCCCGCCGACAGCCCCCGTCCGCTCAAGCTGCGCTCCATCCTGGACATGAGCCCCTTCACGGTCACGGACCACACCCCCATGGAGATCGTGGTGGACATCTTCCGCAAGCTGGGCCTCCGCCAGTGCCTGGTCACCCACAACGG gattGTGTTGGGAATCATCACTAAGAAGAACATTTTAGAGCATCTGGAAGAGCTCAAGGAACGCGTGGAGCCCCTG GCGTCTCCTTggtattattacaaaaaaagacatcCTCCGTCACATGGCCCAGATGGCAAACCAAGACCCCGAGTCCATAATGTTCAACTAATTCCATCCTTCAGCACCCACGCGAgagtggaggaggagagcgaggaggaggtTCGCCTGCTGGACAACTCGTCCTCATGA